Proteins from one Hyperolius riggenbachi isolate aHypRig1 chromosome 4, aHypRig1.pri, whole genome shotgun sequence genomic window:
- the TJAP1 gene encoding tight junction-associated protein 1 isoform X2: protein MASTGPAKKPYRKAPPQHRESRHDPPVTRGEDTSEQPSKDPVAEADRIHFLQLQNDELRRRLAYATTKMEAMEHELDAGRHYLEVELSHNREELDKLKDKFRRLQNSYTASQRTNQDLEEKLHTLIKKAEMERKTLDWEIVELTNKLLDAKTTINKLEELNERYRQDCNLAVQLLKCNKSHFRNHKFADLPYKLQDMVNKHLQSGAPSSGSGQDVPPPVLSHSDVVPTSVIARVLEKPESLILNSATSSSGSGPTAEDVFVHVDMSGSSQQQNGILQKQESTDSASEEVSTFEKLSPYPTPSPPHPKYPGRKVIEFSDEKVRIPKNSPLPNCTYATRQAISLSLVQGENDSPERHRTVPNSPASSGSYPQRARSADNPARSPVSSAAPSSASSEEDMLANWQRMFVDKAAPSTEGSLSHRTSYSRDTALELQQRFSRSMQELSRVAQAFSERESSGNSWLSSQESSFDMESSGTKRGHLPNEYGKDFSKEEAQDLLSGAVEEEEDREDLPVTSEDLEEEQELEDQIQAIQIEPEPETSLEKPLGVRPHRSPKRMGVHHLLRKDSLTRAQEQGNLLN from the exons CTTCCTTCAGCTCCAGAATGATGAACTCCGTCGCCGTTTGGCTTATGCCACAACCAAAATGGAGGCCATGGAGCATGAGCTGGATGCTGGCCGCCATTACCTGGAGGTGGAGCTGAGTCATAACCGCGAGGAGCTGGACAAGCTGAAAGACAAGTTTCGTCG TTTACAGAACAGCTACACAGCCTCGCAGAGGACCAATCAGGATCTAGAAGAGAAGCTGCACACACTG ATAAAAAAAGCTGAGATGGAACGCAAGACCCTGGATTGGGAGATAGTGGAGCTCACCAACAAACTTCTGGATGCAAAAACAACCATAAATAAACTGGAAGAGTTGAAT GAACGATATCGTCAGGACTGCAATCTGGCTGTTCAGCTGCTGAAATGCAATAAATCTCATTTCAGGAACCACAAATTTGCAGAT TTACCCTACAAGCTGCAGGATATGGTAAACAAACATCTGCAGAGTGGAGCCCCCTCTTCTGGTTCAGGACAAGATGTAcctcctcctgtgttgtctcattcAGATGTAGTGCCGACCTCGGTAATCGCCCGGGTTTTAGAAAAGCCTGAGTCGCTCATCCTGAACTCTGCCACATCCAGCAGTGGCAGTGGTCCGACAGCTGAGGATGTCTTTGTGCATGTTGATATGAGTGGCTCCAGCCAGCAACAAAATGGCATCTTACAGAAACAGGAGAGCACAGACAGTGCTAGTGAGGAAGTTTCAACCTTTGAAAAACTTAGTCCATATCCAACTCCTTCACCCCCCCACCCAAAGTATCCAGGCCGCAAGGTGATAGAGTTCTCAGACGAGAAGGTTCGTATTCCTAAAAACAGTCCACTTCCCAACTGCACCTATGCCACTAGACAAGCCATCTCCCTTAGCCTGGTGCAAGGTGAGAATGATAGTCCAGAGAGACACCGTACCGTACCAAACAGTCCAGCATCCTCAGGCAGCTACCCCCAGCGAGCACGGAGTGCAGACAACCCTGCACGATCTCCAGTAAGCAGTGCTGCCCCTAGTTCTGCTAGTTCTGAAGAGGATATGTTGGCCAACTGGCAAAGGATGTTTGTGGACAAGGCAGCGCCAAGTACTGAAGGGTCACTGTCCCACCGAACATCCTATAGCCGGGACACTGCCCTGGAGTTGCAGCAGAGATTTAGCCGATCTATGCAGGAACTGAGCCGTGTGGCCCAAGCATTCTCTGAGCGGGAGTCCTCTGGCAACAGTTGGTTAAGTAGTCAGGAGTCAAGCTTTGATATGGAGAGCTCAGGCACAAAACGAGGACATCTACCGAATGAATATGGCAAGGACTTCTCCAAGGAGGAGGCTCAAGACCTCCTTTCTGGAGCtgtggaggaagaggaagacaggGAGGATTTACCAGTCACATCGGAGGACTTAGAGGAAGAACAGGAACTAGAAGATCAAATCCAAGCGATCCAAATAGAACCAGAACCAGAGACTTCCTTGGAGAAACCTCTGGGTGTCCGCCCACACCGAAGCCCAAAGCGAATGGGTGTACATCATTTGCTTCGCAAGGACAGCCTGACACGAGCTCAGGAACAGGGCAACTTACTGAACTGA
- the TJAP1 gene encoding tight junction-associated protein 1 isoform X1: MASTGPAKKPYRKAPPQHRESRHDPPVTRGEDTSEQPSKDPVAEADRIHFLQLQNDELRRRLAYATTKMEAMEHELDAGRHYLEVELSHNREELDKLKDKFRRLQNSYTASQRTNQDLEEKLHTLASFSQSWIYSIKKAEMERKTLDWEIVELTNKLLDAKTTINKLEELNERYRQDCNLAVQLLKCNKSHFRNHKFADLPYKLQDMVNKHLQSGAPSSGSGQDVPPPVLSHSDVVPTSVIARVLEKPESLILNSATSSSGSGPTAEDVFVHVDMSGSSQQQNGILQKQESTDSASEEVSTFEKLSPYPTPSPPHPKYPGRKVIEFSDEKVRIPKNSPLPNCTYATRQAISLSLVQGENDSPERHRTVPNSPASSGSYPQRARSADNPARSPVSSAAPSSASSEEDMLANWQRMFVDKAAPSTEGSLSHRTSYSRDTALELQQRFSRSMQELSRVAQAFSERESSGNSWLSSQESSFDMESSGTKRGHLPNEYGKDFSKEEAQDLLSGAVEEEEDREDLPVTSEDLEEEQELEDQIQAIQIEPEPETSLEKPLGVRPHRSPKRMGVHHLLRKDSLTRAQEQGNLLN, translated from the exons CTTCCTTCAGCTCCAGAATGATGAACTCCGTCGCCGTTTGGCTTATGCCACAACCAAAATGGAGGCCATGGAGCATGAGCTGGATGCTGGCCGCCATTACCTGGAGGTGGAGCTGAGTCATAACCGCGAGGAGCTGGACAAGCTGAAAGACAAGTTTCGTCG TTTACAGAACAGCTACACAGCCTCGCAGAGGACCAATCAGGATCTAGAAGAGAAGCTGCACACACTG GCCTCATTCAGCCAAAGCTGGATCTATTCA ATAAAAAAAGCTGAGATGGAACGCAAGACCCTGGATTGGGAGATAGTGGAGCTCACCAACAAACTTCTGGATGCAAAAACAACCATAAATAAACTGGAAGAGTTGAAT GAACGATATCGTCAGGACTGCAATCTGGCTGTTCAGCTGCTGAAATGCAATAAATCTCATTTCAGGAACCACAAATTTGCAGAT TTACCCTACAAGCTGCAGGATATGGTAAACAAACATCTGCAGAGTGGAGCCCCCTCTTCTGGTTCAGGACAAGATGTAcctcctcctgtgttgtctcattcAGATGTAGTGCCGACCTCGGTAATCGCCCGGGTTTTAGAAAAGCCTGAGTCGCTCATCCTGAACTCTGCCACATCCAGCAGTGGCAGTGGTCCGACAGCTGAGGATGTCTTTGTGCATGTTGATATGAGTGGCTCCAGCCAGCAACAAAATGGCATCTTACAGAAACAGGAGAGCACAGACAGTGCTAGTGAGGAAGTTTCAACCTTTGAAAAACTTAGTCCATATCCAACTCCTTCACCCCCCCACCCAAAGTATCCAGGCCGCAAGGTGATAGAGTTCTCAGACGAGAAGGTTCGTATTCCTAAAAACAGTCCACTTCCCAACTGCACCTATGCCACTAGACAAGCCATCTCCCTTAGCCTGGTGCAAGGTGAGAATGATAGTCCAGAGAGACACCGTACCGTACCAAACAGTCCAGCATCCTCAGGCAGCTACCCCCAGCGAGCACGGAGTGCAGACAACCCTGCACGATCTCCAGTAAGCAGTGCTGCCCCTAGTTCTGCTAGTTCTGAAGAGGATATGTTGGCCAACTGGCAAAGGATGTTTGTGGACAAGGCAGCGCCAAGTACTGAAGGGTCACTGTCCCACCGAACATCCTATAGCCGGGACACTGCCCTGGAGTTGCAGCAGAGATTTAGCCGATCTATGCAGGAACTGAGCCGTGTGGCCCAAGCATTCTCTGAGCGGGAGTCCTCTGGCAACAGTTGGTTAAGTAGTCAGGAGTCAAGCTTTGATATGGAGAGCTCAGGCACAAAACGAGGACATCTACCGAATGAATATGGCAAGGACTTCTCCAAGGAGGAGGCTCAAGACCTCCTTTCTGGAGCtgtggaggaagaggaagacaggGAGGATTTACCAGTCACATCGGAGGACTTAGAGGAAGAACAGGAACTAGAAGATCAAATCCAAGCGATCCAAATAGAACCAGAACCAGAGACTTCCTTGGAGAAACCTCTGGGTGTCCGCCCACACCGAAGCCCAAAGCGAATGGGTGTACATCATTTGCTTCGCAAGGACAGCCTGACACGAGCTCAGGAACAGGGCAACTTACTGAACTGA